From the genome of Triticum aestivum cultivar Chinese Spring chromosome 3B, IWGSC CS RefSeq v2.1, whole genome shotgun sequence, one region includes:
- the LOC123070265 gene encoding uncharacterized protein, whose amino-acid sequence MEAPDEEAGLGLPEDERLLEVTIISAQGLKPPSGLRRRLQAYAVAWVDTAHRLQTQPDRSGGPDPAWHERFLFRVHEAALAEDSRAAVTVEIYASPNGAWHIGGDSLIGSARFLLGDNCLLSRPVGSPAMFAVGVRRPSGRVHGLLNVAASLVAAPPSPAASHALSFSPAVSLSGLPPAVAISSLSTAPISGRVLRVLNRAHPTPPPSPKVLTPKKLQASVKPNNKGSDNQQVAVKLSNKREDDASDQEGEDENTYMGGVMFCGPCVLPFPRKIHTSPSDENLQAFAGIFSSGVGIARRSPGPRH is encoded by the coding sequence atGGAGGCGCCGGACgaggaggccggcctgggactccCGGAGGACGAGCGGCTTCTGGAGGTCACCATCATCTCCGCGCAGGGGCTGAAGCCGCCTTCTGGACTTCGGCGGCGGTTGCAGGCGTACGCCGTGGCGTGGGTTGACACCGCGCACAGGCTCCAGACGCAACCCGACCGCTCTGGCGGCCCCGATCCGGCTTGGCACGAGCGGTTCCTCTTCCGCGTGCACGAAGCCGCGCTCGCCGAGGATTCCCGCGCTGCCGTCACCGTGGAGATCTACGCCTCACCGAACGGGGCCTGGCACATCGGCGGGGACTCCCTGATCGGATCCGCGCGGTTCCTCCTCGGCGACAACTGCCTCCTGTCCCGCCCCGTTGGGTCCCCAGCCATGTTCGCCGTCGGCGTCCGACGCCCCTCCGGCCGCGTCCACGGCCTCCTCAATGTGGCTGCTAGCCTGGTCGCTGCGCCGCCCTCTCCGGCGGCCTCCCACGCCCTCAGCTTCTCCCCCGCCGTCTCTCTCAGCGGCCTACCCCCTGCCGTCGCCATCAGCAGCCTCTCCACGGCGCCGATCTCAGGCCGCGTGCTGCGCGTCCTCAACCGCGCGCACCCAACACCCCCACCTTCTCCTAAGGTGCTCACACCCAAGAAGCTGCAGGCCTCGGTGAAGCCTAACAATAAGGGATCTGACAACCAGCAGGTTGCGGTGAAGCTAAGTAACAAACGTGAAGACGATGCCAGCGATCAGGAGGGGGAGGATGAGAACACGTACATGGGCGGGGTGATGTTTTGCGGGCCTTGTGTCTTACCATTCCCGAGAAAGATTCACACCAGCCCCTCTGACGAGAACCTGCAGGCCTTCGCTGGCATCTTCTCTAGCGGCGTCGGCATTGCCAGGCGGAGCCCGGGCCCTCGGCACTGA